One genomic segment of Streptomyces sp. RKND-216 includes these proteins:
- a CDS encoding OmpA family protein produces MTPRPRARVLRSAACTSVSVLVLAGVGATGAHADPNDPPAPPSLPGAANPTTIPTDDPALPGEDGGPAPSYSEPPDNIGDAEPPVAVDPQAVGLKLADGARLAPPKVLDIKFVTETMTGEQRRADSNTKTTFTLQAEVLFPKNSAKLNNEARARIEDIATEIESQGATEVNVFGFTDNLGSYAHGEVLSKQRANAVQKELAGELAPGITFQVRGYSEDYPIADNSSEEGRKKNRRVEVSFAREG; encoded by the coding sequence ATGACCCCTCGCCCCCGCGCACGTGTCCTGCGGTCGGCCGCCTGTACCTCCGTGTCGGTGCTGGTCCTGGCAGGCGTCGGTGCCACCGGCGCGCACGCGGACCCCAACGATCCGCCGGCCCCGCCCTCGCTGCCGGGCGCCGCCAACCCGACCACGATCCCGACCGACGACCCCGCCCTGCCGGGGGAGGACGGCGGACCCGCCCCCTCGTACAGCGAGCCGCCGGACAACATCGGCGACGCCGAACCGCCGGTGGCGGTCGATCCCCAGGCCGTCGGCCTCAAGCTCGCCGACGGGGCGCGTCTCGCCCCGCCGAAGGTGCTGGACATCAAATTCGTGACCGAGACCATGACCGGCGAGCAGCGCCGCGCCGACAGCAACACCAAGACCACCTTCACCCTCCAGGCGGAGGTGCTGTTCCCCAAGAACAGCGCGAAGCTCAACAACGAGGCGCGCGCTCGCATCGAGGACATCGCGACGGAGATCGAGAGCCAGGGCGCGACCGAGGTGAACGTCTTCGGCTTCACCGACAACCTCGGCTCGTACGCCCACGGCGAAGTTCTCTCCAAGCAGCGGGCCAACGCCGTCCAGAAGGAACTGGCCGGGGAGTTGGCCCCGGGCATCACCTTCCAGGTGCGCGGCTACAGCGAGGACTACCCCATCGCGGACAACTCCTCGGAGGAGGGGCGGAAGAAGAACCGCCGCGTCGAGGTCTCCTTCGCCCGCGAGGGCTGA
- a CDS encoding DUF5936 domain-containing protein, with product MTSLPSLLLALAAGLAVLGVLTGIRLYRGETRLPSDLALALEVGATRAKPRQQAVDTLGVRLAPLVLRLMGPRRRDAKRRRIDQAGNPGGLTLDRYAARRAVYGLFGAVMACIGLVAGSPVFALIALAFGWFAADLALREAIRHRRREIERTLPDFLDVLAVVVSAGLSFRQALERVAERYKGPWADELHITLRQMDMGVSRREAFGQLRRRNTSEQVDQFVTALQQGEELGAPIADTLMQIATDMRRTDAQNARRKAAKTVPKATIATIAFLLPGTLILIVATFVLGSGTDFGSFLGE from the coding sequence GTGACCTCTCTCCCCTCGCTGCTCCTCGCCCTCGCCGCAGGACTGGCCGTCCTCGGCGTCCTCACCGGCATACGCCTCTACCGCGGCGAGACCAGGCTGCCGTCCGACCTCGCCCTCGCGCTGGAGGTCGGTGCCACCCGCGCCAAACCGCGCCAGCAGGCCGTCGACACCCTCGGCGTCCGCCTCGCCCCGCTCGTGCTGCGGCTGATGGGACCCAGACGGCGGGACGCCAAGCGCCGACGCATCGACCAGGCCGGCAACCCCGGCGGCCTCACCCTCGACCGCTACGCCGCCCGCCGCGCCGTCTACGGGCTCTTCGGCGCCGTCATGGCGTGCATAGGCCTCGTCGCCGGCAGTCCGGTCTTCGCCCTGATCGCCCTGGCCTTCGGCTGGTTCGCCGCGGATCTCGCCCTGCGCGAGGCCATCCGGCACCGTAGGCGCGAGATCGAGCGGACGCTGCCCGACTTCCTCGACGTGCTCGCCGTCGTCGTCTCGGCCGGGCTCAGCTTCCGTCAGGCCCTGGAGCGGGTCGCCGAGCGCTACAAGGGGCCGTGGGCGGACGAACTCCACATCACCCTGCGGCAGATGGACATGGGAGTGAGCCGCCGCGAGGCCTTCGGCCAGCTGCGCCGCCGCAACACCTCCGAACAGGTCGACCAGTTCGTCACCGCACTGCAGCAGGGCGAGGAACTGGGCGCCCCCATCGCCGACACCCTCATGCAGATCGCCACCGACATGCGCCGTACGGATGCGCAGAACGCCCGCCGCAAGGCCGCCAAGACGGTTCCCAAGGCGACCATCGCCACCATCGCGTTCCTGCTGCCCGGCACGCTCATCCTCATCGTCGCCACCTTCGTCCTGGGCAGCGGGACGGACTTCGGTTCGTTCCTGGGCGAATGA
- a CDS encoding type II secretion system F family protein: protein MTTLALITLAAALLACVLAVAGVQAFASGRARRQALVERLAAPAEGPLPPDGRGRPFTAVDRRLRRTRLGRRIHLRLAATGLDLTPGEFAVYAVTGVAGLWILAATLLAPFFGPLAGILGVLAANAFLDWQRQKRIEAFIGQLPELSRILANATSAGLALRTALGMAAEEMDAPAGDELTLVAGELAVGRSVEDSLGELAERLPSRELVVLVTTLVLSHRAGGTIVSSLRNLTETLEERKETRREVRTMLAEVNATAYTIPVLGVGAMLMMNSMSPGALDQVTGTPAGQIAMIVAVGLFAVGFTVIRRLGRIEV from the coding sequence ATGACCACACTCGCGCTGATCACCCTCGCCGCCGCGCTGCTGGCCTGTGTCCTCGCCGTCGCCGGGGTCCAGGCGTTCGCGTCGGGCCGCGCCCGACGGCAGGCGCTCGTCGAACGTCTCGCCGCACCCGCCGAGGGCCCCCTCCCTCCCGACGGACGGGGACGGCCGTTCACCGCCGTCGACCGTCGCCTGCGCCGCACCCGCCTCGGCCGCCGCATCCACCTCAGGCTGGCCGCCACCGGACTCGACCTCACCCCCGGCGAGTTCGCCGTCTACGCCGTCACCGGCGTCGCCGGACTGTGGATTCTCGCCGCCACGCTGCTCGCCCCCTTTTTCGGCCCCCTCGCCGGCATCCTCGGCGTCCTCGCCGCCAACGCCTTCCTCGACTGGCAGCGGCAGAAGCGCATCGAAGCCTTCATCGGCCAACTCCCCGAGCTCTCCCGCATCCTCGCCAACGCCACCTCCGCCGGCCTCGCGCTGCGCACCGCACTCGGCATGGCCGCCGAGGAGATGGACGCCCCCGCAGGCGACGAACTCACCCTCGTCGCAGGCGAACTCGCCGTCGGACGCTCAGTCGAGGACTCCCTCGGCGAGCTCGCAGAGCGCCTCCCGTCGCGCGAACTCGTCGTCCTCGTCACCACCCTGGTGCTCTCCCACCGCGCCGGCGGCACCATCGTCAGCTCGCTGCGCAACCTCACCGAGACGCTGGAGGAACGCAAGGAGACCCGGCGCGAGGTCCGCACCATGCTCGCCGAGGTCAACGCCACGGCGTACACCATCCCCGTGCTGGGCGTCGGCGCGATGCTGATGATGAACTCCATGTCCCCGGGCGCCCTCGACCAAGTCACCGGCACGCCCGCCGGACAGATCGCGATGATCGTCGCCGTCGGGCTGTTCGCCGTCGGATTCACCGTCATCCGCCGCCTCGGTCGGATCGAAGTCTGA
- a CDS encoding CpaF family protein gives MSLRSRLSGPDGHPPGTASQPANGTGATPANGARGTEGAEATARLVPAYRTKLLEEIDLAEMSALTPAERRSRLERVLGHLISREGPVLATDDRDLLIRRVVDEALGLGVLEPLLEDASVTEIMVNGPDQIFVERAGRVVQVPVRFASHEQLMQTIERIVSTVNRRVDESNPMVDARLPTGERVNVVIPPLSLTGATLTIRRFPRAYRLDELVRLGTLDDAMVLLLSAFIRARFNVIVSGGTGSGKTTLLNALSGLIPETERIITVEDAAELQLQQQHVIRLETRPPNVEGKGRVTVRDLVRNSLRMRPDRIIVGEVRGGETLDMLQAMSTGHDGSLATVHANSAEDALMRLQTLASMSEVEIPFPALQDQINSAVDVLVQLARFPDGSRKIVEISLLASHGRETFQIASVCRFRARPMTPDGRIFGTFEHLPVTRRAADRLTMTGESVPPAFGVAAPDSRLTTREAGGATG, from the coding sequence GTGAGCCTGCGTTCCCGCCTGTCCGGCCCCGACGGACATCCGCCCGGCACGGCGTCGCAGCCCGCGAACGGCACCGGCGCGACCCCCGCGAACGGCGCGCGCGGCACCGAAGGCGCCGAAGCCACCGCCCGGCTCGTCCCCGCCTACCGCACCAAGCTCCTCGAGGAGATCGACCTCGCCGAGATGTCGGCGCTCACCCCCGCCGAACGCCGCTCGCGCCTCGAACGCGTCCTCGGGCACCTCATCAGCCGCGAGGGCCCCGTCCTGGCCACCGACGACCGCGACCTGCTCATCCGCCGCGTCGTGGACGAGGCGCTCGGCCTCGGCGTCCTCGAACCCCTCCTGGAGGACGCCTCCGTCACCGAGATCATGGTCAACGGCCCGGACCAGATCTTCGTGGAACGCGCCGGCCGCGTCGTACAGGTGCCGGTGCGATTCGCCTCGCACGAGCAGCTGATGCAGACCATCGAGCGCATCGTCTCCACCGTGAACCGGCGCGTGGACGAGTCCAATCCCATGGTCGACGCCCGCCTCCCGACCGGCGAACGCGTCAACGTCGTCATCCCGCCGCTGTCACTGACCGGCGCCACCCTCACCATCCGCCGCTTCCCCCGCGCCTACCGGCTCGACGAACTCGTCCGGCTCGGCACCCTGGACGACGCGATGGTCCTGCTCCTCTCCGCCTTCATCCGGGCCCGCTTCAACGTGATCGTCTCCGGCGGCACCGGCTCCGGGAAGACGACCCTGCTCAACGCCCTGTCCGGCCTCATCCCCGAGACCGAACGCATCATCACCGTCGAGGACGCCGCCGAACTCCAGCTCCAGCAGCAGCACGTCATCCGCCTGGAGACCCGCCCGCCGAACGTCGAGGGCAAGGGCCGGGTGACCGTGCGCGACCTGGTGCGCAACAGCCTCCGCATGCGGCCGGACCGCATCATCGTCGGCGAGGTGCGCGGCGGCGAGACCCTCGACATGCTCCAGGCCATGTCCACCGGCCACGACGGCTCGCTCGCCACCGTGCACGCCAACAGCGCGGAGGACGCGCTGATGCGCCTCCAGACCCTCGCCTCCATGTCCGAGGTCGAGATCCCCTTCCCCGCGCTCCAGGACCAGATCAACTCCGCCGTGGACGTGCTGGTGCAGCTCGCCCGCTTCCCCGACGGCTCCCGGAAGATCGTGGAGATCTCGCTGCTCGCCTCGCACGGCCGGGAGACCTTCCAGATCGCGTCCGTGTGCCGCTTCCGCGCCCGCCCGATGACCCCGGACGGCCGGATCTTCGGCACCTTCGAGCACCTGCCCGTGACCCGCCGCGCGGCCGACCGTCTCACCATGACCGGCGAATCCGTCCCGCCCGCGTTCGGCGTCGCCGCCCCCGACAGCCGGCTCACCACCCGCGAAGCCGGCGGCGCAACAGGCTGA
- a CDS encoding TadE/TadG family type IV pilus assembly protein, producing MRPATRPATARHTACRRDRQRGASSIEFAGMLPLLLLVALAALQLGIAGYAVQQAGTGARAGARTAAQAEIADRCAGTGKAAMSGWTARRSTFDCAHGGDAVTVTATVTIPSVIPGIDDFGSAARSVTMPSDEGSTE from the coding sequence ATCCGCCCCGCCACGCGCCCGGCGACCGCCCGGCACACGGCATGTCGGCGCGACCGCCAACGGGGAGCGTCCAGCATCGAGTTCGCCGGGATGCTGCCGCTGCTCCTCCTCGTCGCCCTCGCGGCGCTCCAGCTCGGCATCGCCGGCTACGCCGTGCAGCAGGCCGGCACGGGCGCCCGCGCGGGGGCCCGTACGGCGGCACAGGCCGAGATCGCGGACCGGTGCGCGGGCACCGGCAAGGCCGCCATGAGCGGCTGGACCGCCCGCCGCTCCACGTTCGACTGCGCCCACGGCGGCGACGCCGTCACCGTCACCGCGACCGTCACCATCCCGTCGGTCATCCCCGGCATCGACGACTTCGGCTCCGCCGCCCGCTCCGTCACGATGCCCAGCGACGAGGGGAGCACCGAGTGA
- a CDS encoding pilus assembly protein has product MAPLVLLVLALLWQAVLIGHTFTLAGNAADEGARAATAAAAYGDPAAACAAAAREHLPSAWNSGATVSCSRSGDLWTADVTLPTPALFPGAANLPFTVDGSAGAAAEAD; this is encoded by the coding sequence ATGGCGCCCCTCGTGCTGCTGGTGCTGGCCCTGCTGTGGCAGGCGGTCCTGATCGGCCACACCTTCACCCTCGCGGGCAACGCCGCCGACGAGGGCGCCCGCGCGGCGACGGCCGCCGCAGCCTACGGCGACCCGGCTGCGGCCTGCGCGGCGGCGGCCCGCGAGCACCTGCCGTCGGCCTGGAACTCCGGCGCCACGGTGTCCTGTTCACGCTCCGGCGACCTCTGGACGGCCGACGTGACCCTTCCGACCCCCGCCCTGTTCCCCGGCGCCGCCAACCTGCCCTTCACCGTCGACGGCTCCGCCGGCGCCGCCGCGGAGGCGGACTGA
- the cpaB gene encoding Flp pilus assembly protein CpaB, whose translation MNSRQRRGVLLIAISALCALGAFAGVLAVIRQVQSKVGPEVTAYELKADIAAYETIGEDDVRRISMPERWLPETAVTDLGDLRGRIAVNPLRQGSLLQSDMMAERPALEAGQQEIAIMIDAATGVAGKINPGDEVNVYATFDGDRDGEEAAPDQSRLIVTQARVIDVGELAPFEDDDSRSRAEEREGVPITFALSTRDAQRVAYAESFAEHVRLALVAPGSEPVPEDERVYSLAGDR comes from the coding sequence ATGAACTCCCGTCAGCGCCGCGGCGTCCTCCTCATCGCCATATCCGCCCTGTGCGCACTCGGCGCCTTCGCGGGCGTCCTGGCGGTGATCCGGCAGGTGCAGTCCAAGGTCGGCCCCGAGGTCACCGCGTACGAACTCAAGGCCGACATCGCCGCCTACGAGACCATCGGCGAGGACGACGTGCGCCGCATCTCCATGCCGGAGCGCTGGCTGCCCGAGACGGCCGTCACCGACCTGGGGGACCTGCGCGGAAGGATCGCCGTCAACCCGCTCCGGCAGGGCTCGCTGCTCCAGAGCGACATGATGGCCGAACGGCCCGCCCTCGAAGCCGGCCAGCAGGAGATCGCCATCATGATCGACGCGGCCACCGGCGTCGCCGGGAAGATCAACCCCGGCGACGAGGTCAACGTCTACGCCACCTTCGACGGCGACCGCGACGGCGAGGAGGCCGCCCCCGACCAGTCCCGCCTGATCGTCACCCAGGCCCGGGTCATCGACGTCGGCGAACTCGCCCCCTTCGAGGACGACGACTCCCGCAGCCGGGCGGAAGAGCGCGAGGGCGTGCCCATCACCTTCGCGCTGAGCACCCGGGACGCCCAGCGCGTCGCGTACGCCGAGTCGTTCGCCGAGCACGTACGCCTCGCGCTGGTCGCCCCCGGCAGCGAGCCCGTACCCGAGGACGAACGCGTCTACAGCCTCGCCGGGGACAGGTGA
- a CDS encoding glycoside hydrolase family 18 protein, with the protein MTAGAAALAAAGALIATALTGPAAGAAPAEDDGSRAAAQLLDNAGFEAGLEGWTCSGDSGTAAASPARSGVRALTATPAGQDNARCSQVVAVEPDADYTLSGWVQGSYVYLGATGTGTTDVATWTGSTPSWKQLSTTFRTGPDTTSVTVYLHGWYGQGAYHADDLALSGPGEPGDPGDPGDPEVPAVPSGLAVGAVTAGSVGLSWTEVPDATAYHVYRDGTKVASAEGASATVTGLSPSTSYAFRVSAVNGAGESAKSAAVTARTSADGGDGGTTVPEHAVTGYVQNFDNGAQTQRLTEVQDAYDIIAVAFASSTSTPGELTFALDPALAPSDDAFKADIAAKQAEGKAVILSVGGELGNVTVNDDASARAFADSAWALMQEYGFDGIDIDLEHGINSTYLTRAIRDLAANAGPDFVLTMAPQTLDMQSTSTEYFTLALNVKDILTVVNMQYYNSGSMLGCDGQVYSQGSVDFLTALACIQLRGGLDASQVGLGTPASPRGAGSGYVDPSVVNDALSCLTRGTNCGSFQPSQTYPSLRGAMTWSTNWDALNGDQWSNAVGPHVHGLP; encoded by the coding sequence CTGACCGCCGGGGCGGCGGCGTTGGCCGCCGCCGGCGCGCTCATCGCCACCGCGCTGACCGGACCCGCCGCCGGCGCCGCGCCCGCCGAGGACGACGGCTCCCGGGCAGCGGCCCAACTCCTGGACAACGCGGGGTTCGAGGCCGGCCTGGAGGGCTGGACCTGCTCCGGCGACAGCGGTACGGCCGCCGCCTCCCCCGCGCGCAGCGGCGTCCGCGCGCTGACGGCGACCCCCGCCGGGCAGGACAACGCCCGGTGCAGCCAGGTCGTCGCCGTCGAGCCCGACGCGGACTACACGCTGAGCGGCTGGGTGCAGGGCTCGTACGTCTACCTGGGCGCGACCGGCACCGGCACCACCGACGTGGCCACCTGGACCGGCTCCACACCGTCCTGGAAGCAGCTGTCCACGACCTTCCGCACCGGCCCGGACACCACCTCGGTGACGGTCTACCTGCACGGCTGGTACGGCCAGGGCGCCTACCACGCCGACGACCTGGCGCTCAGCGGACCGGGCGAGCCCGGTGACCCGGGCGACCCGGGCGACCCAGAGGTGCCGGCGGTGCCGAGCGGTCTGGCCGTGGGCGCCGTGACCGCCGGCTCCGTCGGCCTGTCCTGGACCGAGGTGCCGGACGCCACGGCGTACCACGTGTACCGGGACGGGACGAAGGTCGCGTCCGCCGAGGGCGCCTCCGCCACCGTCACCGGGCTGTCCCCGTCGACCTCGTACGCCTTCCGCGTCAGCGCCGTCAACGGCGCCGGGGAGTCCGCGAAGTCGGCCGCGGTGACGGCCCGCACGTCCGCCGACGGCGGGGACGGCGGCACCACCGTGCCCGAGCACGCCGTCACCGGCTACGTGCAGAACTTCGACAACGGCGCGCAGACGCAGCGGCTGACCGAGGTGCAGGACGCGTACGACATCATCGCCGTCGCCTTCGCCTCCTCGACCAGCACACCGGGCGAACTGACTTTCGCGCTCGACCCCGCGCTGGCCCCGTCCGACGACGCCTTCAAGGCGGACATCGCCGCGAAGCAGGCCGAGGGCAAGGCGGTGATCCTCTCCGTGGGCGGCGAACTGGGCAACGTCACGGTCAACGACGACGCGTCCGCCCGCGCCTTCGCCGACAGTGCCTGGGCGCTGATGCAGGAGTACGGCTTCGACGGCATCGACATCGACCTGGAACACGGGATCAACTCGACCTACCTGACGCGGGCGATCCGGGACCTGGCGGCGAACGCGGGGCCGGACTTCGTGCTCACCATGGCACCGCAGACGCTGGACATGCAGTCCACGTCCACCGAGTACTTCACGCTGGCGCTGAACGTGAAGGACATCCTCACCGTCGTCAACATGCAGTACTACAACAGCGGTTCGATGCTGGGCTGCGACGGCCAGGTGTACAGCCAGGGCTCGGTGGACTTCCTCACCGCGCTCGCCTGCATCCAGCTCCGCGGGGGGCTCGACGCCTCACAGGTCGGCCTCGGCACGCCCGCCTCGCCGCGCGGCGCCGGATCGGGCTACGTCGACCCGTCCGTGGTCAACGACGCCCTGTCCTGTCTGACGCGGGGCACGAACTGCGGCTCCTTCCAGCCCTCGCAGACCTACCCGTCGCTGCGCGGCGCGATGACCTGGTCCACCAACTGGGACGCCCTGAACGGCGACCAGTGGTCGAACGCGGTCGGCCCGCACGTCCACGGACTGCCGTAG
- a CDS encoding Nramp family divalent metal transporter, translating into MTTENSPGTKSDEAGGAAVRKSSWRYIGPGMVVAATGVGAGDLVSTLLAGSKFGYTLLWAAVIGCIVKIALAEAVGRWHLATGRTLFDGWRSLGAWTTVYFAVYVVVWGFVYGATAMTTSGLPLHALFPDGPGLKFWAILSGLAGLVVVWFNRYAVVEKIMMLFVGVMFVVVVYLAIRVSPDVPALFSGLVPTLPDGSVFYTLGLIGGVGGTITMAAYGYWVNAKGWTDSGWMKMMRLDNRVAYVTTGIFVIAMLIVGAELLHAANIALTDGSEGLVDLGDVLEERFGSTTAVLFLIGFFSASFSSLVGVWHGVSLLFADFVERIRAARAPNGERPEDSAKQVSRGEREKSTPFRAYMLWLTVPPMALLWLEQPFGLVIAYGVLGAFFLPFLAGTLLWLLNTDRTPHAWRNGLLSNVMLVVGGLLFFVLLVEKIRSLL; encoded by the coding sequence ATGACCACGGAGAACAGTCCGGGCACGAAGAGTGACGAAGCCGGCGGCGCCGCCGTGCGCAAGTCGAGCTGGCGCTACATCGGGCCCGGCATGGTCGTCGCCGCGACCGGTGTCGGCGCCGGTGACCTCGTGTCCACCCTGCTGGCCGGCAGCAAGTTCGGCTACACGCTGCTGTGGGCCGCGGTCATCGGATGCATCGTCAAGATCGCACTGGCCGAGGCGGTCGGCCGCTGGCACCTCGCCACCGGCCGCACCCTCTTCGACGGCTGGCGTTCCCTCGGCGCCTGGACCACCGTCTACTTCGCGGTCTACGTCGTCGTCTGGGGCTTCGTGTACGGCGCCACCGCGATGACGACCAGCGGCCTGCCGCTGCACGCCCTCTTCCCGGACGGACCCGGGCTGAAGTTCTGGGCGATCCTCTCCGGCCTGGCCGGACTCGTCGTCGTCTGGTTCAACCGTTACGCCGTCGTCGAGAAGATCATGATGCTCTTCGTCGGCGTGATGTTCGTGGTCGTCGTCTACCTCGCGATCCGCGTCTCCCCGGACGTCCCCGCCCTCTTCTCCGGCCTGGTGCCGACCCTGCCGGACGGCTCGGTCTTCTACACTCTCGGCCTCATCGGCGGGGTCGGCGGCACCATCACCATGGCCGCCTACGGCTACTGGGTGAACGCCAAGGGCTGGACCGACTCCGGCTGGATGAAGATGATGCGCCTGGACAACCGGGTCGCCTACGTCACCACCGGCATCTTCGTCATCGCGATGCTCATCGTCGGCGCGGAGCTGCTGCACGCTGCGAACATCGCGCTCACCGACGGCAGCGAGGGCCTGGTCGACCTCGGCGACGTGCTGGAGGAGCGCTTCGGCTCGACCACCGCCGTGCTGTTCCTGATCGGCTTCTTCTCCGCCTCGTTCTCCTCCCTGGTCGGCGTCTGGCACGGCGTCAGCCTGCTGTTCGCCGACTTCGTCGAGCGCATCCGGGCGGCCCGCGCCCCGAACGGCGAGCGGCCGGAGGACAGCGCGAAGCAGGTCTCGCGCGGCGAGCGCGAGAAGTCGACGCCGTTCCGCGCCTACATGCTGTGGCTGACCGTCCCGCCGATGGCGCTGCTGTGGCTGGAACAGCCCTTCGGGCTGGTCATCGCGTACGGCGTGCTGGGCGCGTTCTTCCTGCCGTTCCTCGCGGGGACGCTGCTGTGGCTGCTCAACACGGACCGCACGCCGCACGCCTGGCGCAACGGCCTGCTCAGCAACGTGATGCTGGTGGTCGGCGGGCTGCTGTTCTTCGTGCTGCTCGTGGAGAAGATCCGGTCCCTGCTCTGA
- a CDS encoding serine protease, producing the protein MKRPLVGALTAALLGATAFTGLATTPAAASAPDAAPFGKAAPTSAAPAQVEKAPQAAPDFAGAVALSNCSGSLVRVPQSQPTDPALVLSNGHCLQSGMPSPGEVVVDQPSSRSFTLLDASANDVATLNATRLSYATMTDTDVSLYELDSTYQEIESQHGIQPLDIAAGHPTAGTAITVVSGYWKRTYSCDIDAFVHELHEAGWVMKDSIRYTPECETIGGTSGSPIVNNATGEVVGVNNTGNTNGGECTMNNPCEVDENGEVTVRQGINYGQQTYKITECVTTGNKIDLGLPGCELPRP; encoded by the coding sequence ATGAAAAGACCTCTCGTCGGCGCCCTGACCGCCGCCCTGCTCGGGGCGACCGCGTTCACGGGTCTCGCCACGACCCCCGCCGCCGCGTCCGCGCCGGACGCCGCTCCCTTCGGCAAGGCGGCCCCCACGTCCGCCGCGCCCGCCCAGGTCGAGAAGGCCCCCCAGGCCGCACCCGACTTCGCCGGCGCCGTGGCGCTGAGCAACTGCTCGGGCTCCCTCGTGCGGGTCCCGCAGTCGCAGCCGACAGACCCGGCGCTGGTGCTCTCCAACGGGCACTGCCTCCAGTCCGGCATGCCGAGCCCGGGCGAGGTCGTCGTCGACCAGCCGTCCAGCCGCAGCTTCACCCTGCTGGACGCGAGCGCGAACGATGTCGCCACGCTGAACGCCACCCGGCTCAGCTACGCGACCATGACCGACACCGACGTGTCGTTGTACGAGCTCGACTCCACCTACCAGGAGATCGAGTCCCAGCACGGCATACAGCCGCTGGACATCGCGGCCGGCCACCCGACCGCCGGTACCGCCATCACGGTCGTCTCCGGCTACTGGAAGCGCACCTACAGCTGCGACATCGACGCGTTCGTGCACGAGCTGCACGAGGCCGGGTGGGTCATGAAGGACTCCATCCGCTACACCCCGGAGTGCGAGACCATCGGCGGCACCTCCGGTTCCCCGATCGTGAACAACGCCACCGGCGAGGTCGTCGGCGTCAACAACACCGGCAACACCAACGGTGGCGAGTGCACGATGAACAACCCCTGCGAGGTGGACGAGAACGGTGAGGTCACCGTCCGCCAGGGGATCAACTACGGCCAGCAGACGTACAAGATCACCGAGTGCGTCACCACCGGCAACAAGATCGACCTCGGTCTGCCGGGCTGCGAGCTTCCCAGGCCATAG
- a CDS encoding RidA family protein yields MTTRPTEKTALTPPTHTTPPARFSHGVRKGNILQVAGQVGFLPSVPGEPPTPAGPTLREQTLQTFANVASILREGGASWDDAVMIRVYLTDTAHFPEFNALYDAYFAEQGLTGPPAARTTVYVGLPPGLLVEIDVLAVLG; encoded by the coding sequence ATGACGACACGGCCCACCGAGAAGACCGCGCTCACGCCGCCGACCCACACCACCCCGCCTGCCCGCTTCTCGCACGGTGTGCGGAAGGGGAACATCCTGCAGGTCGCCGGGCAGGTCGGCTTCCTCCCGTCCGTTCCCGGCGAACCGCCCACCCCCGCGGGGCCGACGCTGCGCGAACAGACCCTCCAGACCTTCGCCAACGTCGCGTCGATCCTCCGCGAGGGCGGGGCGAGCTGGGACGACGCCGTCATGATCCGCGTCTACCTGACCGACACCGCGCACTTTCCCGAGTTCAACGCGCTCTACGACGCGTACTTCGCGGAGCAGGGCCTGACCGGCCCGCCGGCGGCCCGTACGACGGTCTACGTCGGGCTGCCGCCGGGGTTGCTGGTGGAGATCGACGTGCTGGCCGTGCTCGGCTGA
- a CDS encoding IclR family transcriptional regulator, whose product MSQTVDRALSILPLLAEGPAGLEQVAQRLGVHKSTALRLLRTLHEHGIVYRTPDQRYRLGARLFALAQQAIENVDVRGVAHPHLTALNERTGHTVHLAVYEEDEVVYVDKVDSRYPVRMYSRIGKPVALTVAAVAKLLLADLPEARRRAVAERLDYPAYTARSTPDAEAFLAELALVREQGWATDLGGHEESINCVAAPVRGADGRVVAAMSVSAPNVVVSADELLTLLPLVRRTARAISAEYAGRPADEPGPGTAPSEETTR is encoded by the coding sequence ATGAGCCAGACCGTCGACAGAGCGCTGAGCATCCTCCCGCTGCTGGCCGAAGGGCCGGCCGGACTGGAGCAGGTCGCGCAGCGGCTCGGGGTGCACAAGTCCACGGCACTGCGCCTGCTGCGCACGCTGCACGAGCACGGCATCGTCTACCGCACGCCGGACCAGCGCTACCGGCTCGGCGCCCGGCTTTTCGCCCTGGCCCAGCAGGCGATCGAGAACGTGGACGTGCGCGGCGTCGCCCACCCCCACCTCACCGCCCTCAACGAGCGCACCGGTCACACCGTTCACCTCGCCGTGTACGAGGAGGACGAGGTGGTCTACGTCGACAAGGTGGACAGCCGCTACCCGGTGCGGATGTACTCCCGCATCGGCAAGCCGGTGGCCCTCACGGTCGCCGCCGTCGCCAAGCTGCTGCTCGCCGACCTGCCGGAGGCGCGGCGGCGTGCCGTCGCCGAACGGCTCGACTACCCCGCCTACACGGCCCGTTCGACCCCGGACGCGGAGGCGTTCCTGGCCGAGCTGGCGCTCGTCCGCGAGCAGGGCTGGGCCACCGACCTGGGTGGGCACGAGGAGTCCATCAACTGCGTGGCCGCGCCGGTCCGGGGCGCGGACGGGCGGGTGGTCGCCGCGATGTCGGTGTCGGCGCCGAACGTGGTGGTCTCCGCGGACGAACTGCTCACCCTGCTTCCGCTGGTACGCCGCACCGCCCGGGCGATCAGCGCCGAATACGCCGGGCGCCCCGCCGACGAGCCGGGCCCCGGCACCGCCCCTTCGGAGGAGACCACCCGATGA